A genome region from Labrus mixtus chromosome 9, fLabMix1.1, whole genome shotgun sequence includes the following:
- the LOC132980153 gene encoding centrosomal protein of 164 kDa-like isoform X1, translating to MTAAALIGDQLILEEDYDENYIASEQEIQEYAKEIGIDPETEPELLWLAREGIVAPMPQEWKPCQDVTGDIYYFNFSSGQSTWDHPCDEHYRRLVVQERERAQLSAAAGGSGAKKEKKEKKKKKEKKEKKEKKKKELLKTPGALSSALAPLPSPLGSLAPLRGLDATGSGPLSGSAPAPALRRSLGTSGGLVPLKTSLGAPRSAGASSVLGSRHEERVSLSLSGFDDDEDDEKISDQEPSPRVSDRLLKNLHLDLDALGGGLQYEDSEDSGGAPAEERTEPELQDLALSGDHSPDPPSQQDSLSGRNLRLSSLAGSRNPVSEDGPGHVSPVPEQSAQQEEAEELSEAAEEVQEDVQSESGEDEGGGGAEEGRIEEKEEAQDEEVDERNIKEEGDEIEEEQGGSEGFVESKKEAEEEKERDEVEEECHECDDVGKDEGDDEVSEKMRNSASQETGEREENNSEADVESCIENKQDVTKDGEKEEEEVQKEVKKPSSEKGSDEDVEKSDEDGGSEEEGDNSKEGDENERRIDDEEGQKGSEEEEVEFGSTREQEKEKEEEETEKEKEEEETEKEKEEEETEKEKEEEETEKEEEETEKEKEEEETEKEKEEEETETEKEEEETEKEEEETETEKEEEETETEKEEEETEKEEEETEKEKEEEETESGEALERCSLSQRKLTESEEEVNERSVHSERADTEGEGSEVGEESEAAEPAPVSESEEEVEVFEDGKARVRPMLSDLRTLEQKRKTLAGMTKTVTDKCPALAEQESEVRKNTDEASSSTDVKLSEKILDLNDLSGTISPLEKDDKEEAEDEEEKAGKTKKAEAFRRSLKSAKNIDRLVLHQSSPSPSLSDSSHSEQGVELRLKSEGLGTHPGLLRPETSRGRLVRTSNTQREDNESQESHPDEELGWRLRHDRKRKEEEEERSLRERKGDKERERRKADHDSEEEKEQMFMIKEKRIHLLREELRGEEEEEERKLKEESEERLRALRQLLLSKRREEEARLNEESEQMLEEIRASVEGERERQQQKLRDESDVKLKELRITLEEERAAQHEKLEAQKRKDVERLEAELEEDLQAEKKRLHEEREEKLSSLKQEVKITESRRELMGTRPEKQLAEYHRELADVLQEVRDEVQRDHERKLEQLREDHRREMNSIREKYLDEETLQKERLFSTLQEDKEHLQASHAVQLEKLRLQLNSQIQKIELTHSRKESQLQDLVDQMELRTKELKNQEAIMQTRAADLKRRRKKLGEEEEELESQLEALPQLIQERDQLKEELKRTREEKNQARELLQRAREERSEAKEEKERLREERDKAREERKKSKEEKERLESKVALLQERCDHLSRRISEIEQGEGGSASTRPEHRQDGKKAEKAEVTAPSNGRKDSSLHVEDLDDPPLSPVPDSQSSLDEFRRYISSQGATIHKTKLFLEKASSRLMERQAALQAVQTSSSEDPDREGGVTGERLRHLQQPLFEDLSRLAGERKVTFDVSESDLSSTVDPADGTGAHPTVPDKVQELAESLQQISGQLNSVLGALGSLAQGQSIATSYTAFPPPLSHPHSTAAPTSNISTSAPVMPQMLSEPPWAWAPQGPAAATPLFSTPISSGLRASEDPINSRWSQIFPRAAMDPISSSTMRPTSAYSAYTPASELGRSLRTVQKSVEVDGQRLQGLIDGNKRWLEMRKKDPSIPLFTRFQPPSTKSGLLQLGLDDNNQIRVYHY from the exons atgactgcagctgCTCTGATAGGAGACCAGCTGATCCTCGAGGAGGACTATGATGAGAACTACATCGCCTCTGAACAAG AAATTCAAGAGTATGCTAAAGAGATTGGTATTGATCCTGAGACTGAGCCGGAGCTGCTCTGGCTGGCAAGGGAAGGCATCGTGGCCCCTATGCCTCAGGAGTGGAAGCCCTG CCAGGATGTGACGGGGGACATCTACTATTTCAACTTCTCCTCGGGCCAGTCAACCTGGGATCACCCCTGCGACGAGCATTACCGTCGCCTGGTGGTCCAGGAGCGTGAACGAGCCCAGCTCAGCGCGGCCGCAGGAGGCTCGGGGgcgaagaaagagaagaaggagaagaagaagaagaaagaaaagaaggagaagaaagagaaaaagaagaaggagctgCTCAAGACTCCGGGT GCACTGAGTTCAGCCTTAGCCCCCCTCCCGTCCCCTCTGGGCAGTCTGGCTCCTCTAAGAGGTCTGGATGCCACCGGGTCAGGCCCACTCTCAGgttctgctcctgctcctgctctgcGGCGGTCGCTTGGCACCTCTGGGGGACTGGTTCCCCTGAAGACATCTCTCGGG GCTCCCCGAAGCGCCGGAGCATCCAGCGTTTTGGGCAGCAGGCACGAGGAGagggtttctctctctctgtctggatttgatgacgatgaagatgatgagAAAATCTCAGACCAAGAG CCAAGTCCTCGAGTTTCAGACCGGTTATTGAAGAACCTTCATCTGGACCTGGACGCTCTTGGAGGAGGCCTACAGTATGAG GACAGTGAAGACAGTGGTGGAGCTCCAGCAGAGGAGCGGACGGAGCCGGAGCTGCAGGACCTGGCCCTATCTGGGGACCACAGCCCTGACCCACCATCCCAACAG GACTCTTTGAGCGGCCGCAACCTCCGCCTGTCCTCACTGGCTGGCAGCAGAAACCCCGTCAGTGAGGACGGGCCGGGTCATGTCAGCCCTGTACCTGAACAATCTGCCCAACAGGAAGAAGCAGAGGAGTTAAGTGAGGCAGCAGAGGAGGTGCAGGAGGATGTGCAGAGTGAGAGCGGAGAAGATGAAGGCGGAGGAGGGGCAGAAGAAGGAAGAatagaggagaaagaagaagcacAGGATGAGGAAGTAGATGAGAGAAACATCAAAGAAGAGGGGGATGAGATAGAGGAAGAGCAAGGGGGGAGTGAAGGGTTTGTAGAAAGcaaaaaagaagcagaggaggagaaagagagggatgaggTTGAAGAGGAATGccatgaatgtgatgatgtaggAAAGGATGAAGGGGATGATGAAGTGTCCGAAAAAATGCGAAACAGTGCGAGCCAGGAGACcggtgagagagaggaaaataacAGCGAGGCGGACGTAGAAAGTTGCATcgaaaacaaacaagatgtgaccaaagatggagaaaaggaagaagaggaggtgcaaaaagaagttaaaaaaccCTCATCTGAGAAAGGCAGTGATGAAGATGTGGAGAAAAGTGATGAAGATGgagggagtgaggaggagggggataatagcAAAGAGGGAGATGAGAATGAGCGACGGATAGACGATGAGGAAGGGCAGAAGGgaagtgaggaagaggaggtagaGTTTGGAAGCACAAGAGAGCaagagaaggaaaaggaggaagaggagactgagaaggaaaaggaggaagaggagactgagaaggaaaaggaggaagaggagactgagaaggagaaggaggaagaggagactgagaaggaggaagaggagactgagaaggagaaggaggaagaggagactgagaaggaaaaggaggaagaggagactgagactgaaaaggaggaagaggagactgagaaggaggaagaggagactgagactgaaaaggaggaagaggagactgagactgaaaaggaggaagaggagactgagaaggaggaagaggagactgagaaggaaaaggaggaagaggagactgAGAGCGGGGAGGCTTTGGAGAGATGCTCCCTGAGCCAGAGGAAGCTgacagagagtgaggaggaggtgaaTGAGAGGTCGGTGCACAGTGagagagcagacacagaggggGAGGGATCGGAGGTAGGTGAGGAATCAGAAGCCGCTGAGCCCGCACCTGTAtcagagagtgaggaggaagtggaggtttTTGAGGACGGGAAGGCTCGGGTGCGACCGATGCTGAGCGACCTTAGAACTcttgaacaaaaaagaaaaactctcgCTGGCATGACGAAGACTGTGACCGATAAATGCCCCGCTCTGGCAGAG CAGGAGTCGGAGGTCAGGAAGAACACCGACGAGGCTTCATCCTCCACAGATGTAAAG CTGTCAGAGAAAATTCTGGACCTCAATGACTTGTCTGGCACGATCAGTCCACTGGAGAAAGATGACAAGGAGGAAGCAGAAGACGAAGAGGAGAAggcgggaaaaacaaagaaggcCGAGGCTTTCAGAAG GAGTTTGAAGAGCGCTAAGAATATTGACCGTCTCGTGCTCCACCAGTCCAGCCCTTCACCCTCCCTCTCCGACTCGTCGCACTCAGAACAAGGTGTCGAGCTCCGTTTGAAAAGCGAAGGCCTCGGCACACACCCGGGGCTTCTGAGGCCTGAAACCTCAAGAGGTCGACTGGTCCGCACTTCAAACACCCAACGAGAAGACAATGAATCCCAAGAGAGCCATCCGGATGAGGAGCTCGGCTGGAGACTCCGGCAtgacagaaagaggaaagaggaagaggaagagagaagtcttagagagaggaaaggagataaggagagggagaggaggaaggcagATCATGACtcggaggaggagaaggagcaaaTGTTCATGATAAAGGAGAAGAGAATTCACCTACTCCGAGAGGAgctgaggggagaggaggaggaagaagagaggaagctaaaggaggagagtgaagaaAGACTGAG GGCTCTGCGGCAGCTTCTCCTCTCTAAgcggagagaggaagaggccaGGCTGAACGAGGAGTCTGAGCAGATGCTGGAGGAAATCCGAGCGTCTGtcgagggggagagggagaggcagcAACAGAAGCTAAG GGACGAGAGTGACGTCAAGCTGAAGGAATTACGGATCACTCTGGAGGAAGAGCGAGCAGCGCAGCATGAAAAGCTGGAGGCCCAGAAGAGGAAGGACGTTGAGCGTTTGGAGGCAGAGTTGGAGGAGGACCTGCAGGCGGAGAAGAAGAGACTCCacgaggagagggaggagaaactGAGCTCTCTAAAACAGGAG GTTAAAATCacagagagcaggagggagCTGATGGGTACGAGACCTGAGAAGCAGCTGGCAGAGTACCACCGAGAG CTGGCTGACGTTCTTCAGGAAGTGCGGGATGAAGTGCAGCGGGATCACGAGAGGAAGCTGGAGCAGCTGAGGGAGGACCacaggagggagatgaacagcatcAGAGAGAAATACCTAGATGAA GAGACTCTTCAGAAGGAGCGCTTGTTCTCCACTCTGCAGGAGGACAAAGAGCATCTGCAGGCGTCACACGCAGTCCAACTGGAGAAGCTCCGCCTGCAGCTCAACTCACAGATACAAAAGATAGAGCTGACGCACTCCCGCAAG GAGTCACAGCTGCAGGATCTTGTAGATCAGATGGAGCTAAGAACCAAAGAGCTGAAGAACCAGGAGGCCATCATGCAGACAAGG GCTGCAGAtctgaagaggagaaggaagaagttaggggaggaagaagaagagttggaGAGCCAGCTAGAG gctttaccacagctgatccaggagaGAGACCAGCTgaaggaggagctgaagaggacgagagaggagaaaaatcaGGCTAGAGAACTTCTgcagagagcgagggaggagagaagtgaggccaaagaggagaaagagaggctgagggaggagagggacaaagccagggaagagagaaagaaatcgAAGGAGGAAAAGGAGCGACTGGAGAGCAAGGTGGCGCTGCTACAGGAGAGATGTGACCATCTCAGTCGCAGGATCAG TGAGATTGAacaaggagaaggagggagtgccTCAACCAGACCAGAACATAGACAAGACGGCAAGAAGGCAGAGAAGGCAGAGGTCACAGCGCCCTCCAATGGCAGGAAAGACTCATCGCTCCATGTGGAAGACCTCGACGACCCCCCACTCTCCCCTGTGCCTGACAGCCAAAGCAGCCTGGACGA GTTCAGACGCTACATCTCCTCACAAGGAGCGACGATCCACAAAACCAAACTCTTCCTTGAGAAGGCGAGCAGCCGGCTGATGGAGAGACAGGCGGCTCTTCAGGCGGTCCAGACCAGCTCCTCCGAGGACCCCGACAGGGAAGGAGGGGTGACTGGGGAAAGGTTACGACACCTCCAGCAG CCACTGTTTGAGGATTTGTCACGGCTGGctggagaaagaaaagtgaCCTTTGATGTGAGCGAGTCTGACCTCAGCAGCACTGTCGATCCAGCGGACGGGACAG GAGCTCATCCCACTGTGCCGGACAAAGTCCAGGAGTTAGCCGAGTCCCTGCAGCAGATCTCAGGCCAGCTGAACTCCGTCCTGGGTGCTTTGGGTTCACTTGCCCAGGGACAGAGCATCGCCACATCTTATACAGCTTTCCCTCCACCGCTGTCTCACCCTCACTCCACTGCAGCACCTACCTCCAACATCTCCACCTCTGCCCCAGTCATGCCCCAGATGCTCTCAGAGCCGCCCTGGGCCTGGGCTCCCCAAGGCCCCGCTGCAGCCACCCCTCTCTTCAGTACCCCCATCAGCAGTGGGCTGAGGGCTTCTGAGGACCCCATCAACAGCCGATGGAGCCAAATATTCCCCA GAGCAGCTATGGACCCGATCTCCTCCAGCACCATGAGGCCGACCTCTGCTTACTCAGCATACACTCCAGCTAG TGAACTCGGTCGCAGCCTGCGGACGGTGCAGAAGTCAGTGGAGGTGGACGGTCAGAGGCTGCAGGGGCTGATTGACGGCAACAAGAGGTGGCTGGAGATGCGCAAGAAAGACCCCAGCAT ACCTCTCTTCACTCGCTTTCAGCCTCCTTCCACCAAGAGCGGCCTGCTCCAGCTGGGCCTGGACGACAACAACCAGATCAGGGTGTATCATTACTGA